From a single Nicotiana tabacum cultivar K326 chromosome 8, ASM71507v2, whole genome shotgun sequence genomic region:
- the LOC107805402 gene encoding uncharacterized protein LOC107805402, whose product MISRLESELLKMKAKVVDARAEAEAFRTKANKKVAVYLKDAADALSELKGLSTRRVGANNTLDGKSKNTLTTRPRRCFENSFTCYNHQSSEIASNAMQFLSRPWSPSSSDFLQMFSSSNNLLLKDTEDYDAEMLDSSSNRAITNKHYIKLDLHHMKGWLKSKSPFSFFRSSHQEKKEKLRLQTAKLHALLSLTQLASAISGFASNSSSGILDSQQINWSHNMGNVVASAAALMTTVCAEAAESLGAGRAQVASAVNSGLAIQTPMDMIAVTATAATCLRGAAILKSRALDHSSPRIPEMLTAGTRIWIIMPSGHKEDKWVTLHLKQNQLILSLKRKYFGALTTSKEYKLINIIRECFEAQDEYFVSLKTNNGIIKLLFKDETQSSIWISTISSVLISS is encoded by the exons ATGATTTCAAGGCTCGAGTCTGAGCTTTTGAAGATGAAGGCTAAAGTTgtggatgcccgggctgaagccgAAGCGTTCCGAACTAAGGCTAACAAGAAAGTGGCCGTCTATTTGAAGGACGCTGCCGACGCTCTTTCTGAGCTGAAGGGGCTCTCGACTAGGAGAGTAGGAGCAAATAATACGTTGGAt GGTAAGTCGAAGAACACACTTACGACAAGACCTAGAAGGTGTTTCGAGAATAGTTTCACTTGTTACAATCATCAATCATCAGAGATAGCTAGCAATGCAATGCAGTTCTTGAGTCGACCGTGGAGCCCATCTTCTAGTgatttcctgcaaatgttttcaTCAAGT AATAATCTCTTGTTGAAAGACACAGAGGATTATGATGCAGAAATGCTGGACAGCTCAAGCAACAGAGCTATAACCAACAAGCACTACATTAAG TTGGACTTGCATCACATGAAGGGATGGCTAAAAAGCAAATCTCCATTTTCCTTCTTTAGATCATCGCAtcaagagaagaaagagaaactCCGGTTACAAACTGCAAAATTACATGCTCTACTTTCTCTCACACAGCTTGCTTCAGCAATTTCTGGCTTTGCCAGCAATAGCAGCTCCGGAATTCTAGACTCACAGCAAATTAATTGGAGCCACAATATGGGTAATGTAGTTGCTTCTGCTGCAGCTCTGATGACAACAGTATGTGCCGAGGCAGCAGAATCTCTGGGAGCAGGAAGAGCTCAGGTTGCATCTGCAGTCAATTCTGGCCTGGCCATCCAAACTCCTATGGATATGATCGCAGTGACAGCAACAGCAGCCACAT GTTTACGAGGAGCTGCAATTCTTAAATCAAGAGCCTTGGATCATTCCTCTCCTAGGATCCCAGAGATGCTCACTGCAGGCACGCGAATATGGATAATAATGCCCTCAG GACATAAAGAGGACAAATGGGTGACCCTACACCTGAAGCAAAACCAGCTCATACTGAGCCTCAAAAGGAAGTATTTTGGAGCTTTAACAACTTCAAAAGAAT ACAAGCTTATCAACATCATAAGAGAATGTTTTGAGGCTCAAGACGAGTACTTTGTTAGCTTGAAGACGAACAAtggcatcatcaagcttcttttcAAAGATGAAACGCAATCAAGCATCTGGATATCTACCATTTCCAGTGTCTTAATATCCTCTTGA